The proteins below come from a single Limnobaculum xujianqingii genomic window:
- a CDS encoding glycosyltransferase family 4 protein yields MKKKILYVVNVDWFFVSHRLPIALKAIDEGFEVYLACGITDKQEMLENLGLKIYPLAISRSGTSLLSELKLFFHIYKVVSKIKPDIIHMVTIKPVIYAGIASKLLNIKKRIFSISGLGYVFIASGFKATLFRYVISLFYRLSIKCKNSIVIFQNPDDKDLFLKLNIVNLSQSILIRGSGVNLDKYPVLPEPDGVPVVMLMARLLIDKGVLEFVEAAKILRNIIDVRMVLVGDVDDSYPNSITKLELESWVNYNVIEYWGYTDNPAKTISQSNIIVLPSYREGLPKNLIEAAACARAVITTDVPGCRDAIIPDVTGTLVPLKNVNALVDNILDLINNSTKRYSFAKQGRILAENAFNINHVINTHIDIYKS; encoded by the coding sequence ATGAAAAAAAAGATATTATATGTTGTGAATGTTGATTGGTTTTTTGTGTCGCATCGCCTGCCAATTGCCTTAAAAGCAATAGATGAGGGATTTGAGGTGTATCTGGCATGTGGTATCACAGATAAGCAGGAAATGTTAGAAAACCTGGGGTTGAAAATTTACCCTCTTGCGATTAGTCGAAGTGGAACATCACTTTTGTCAGAGCTAAAGCTTTTTTTTCATATTTATAAAGTTGTATCAAAAATAAAGCCTGATATCATACATATGGTAACAATAAAACCTGTTATTTATGCTGGAATTGCTAGTAAATTACTCAACATTAAGAAGCGTATATTTTCTATATCTGGTTTGGGTTATGTGTTTATAGCTTCTGGTTTTAAGGCTACATTATTTAGATATGTAATTTCTCTTTTCTACCGATTATCTATAAAATGTAAAAATTCTATTGTTATCTTTCAAAACCCAGATGATAAGGATTTATTTTTAAAATTAAATATTGTTAATCTAAGTCAATCTATTTTAATCAGAGGTTCTGGTGTTAATTTAGATAAATATCCTGTTTTACCTGAGCCGGATGGTGTACCTGTTGTAATGCTTATGGCGAGATTATTAATTGATAAAGGTGTTTTAGAGTTTGTTGAAGCTGCAAAAATTCTTAGAAACATTATCGATGTACGTATGGTTTTGGTTGGTGATGTTGATGATAGTTATCCTAATTCAATTACTAAATTAGAGCTCGAATCTTGGGTTAATTATAATGTTATTGAATACTGGGGGTATACTGATAATCCGGCAAAAACTATTTCTCAATCAAATATTATAGTGTTGCCTTCATATCGAGAAGGGCTACCTAAAAATTTAATTGAAGCAGCGGCTTGTGCCAGAGCTGTTATAACTACAGACGTCCCTGGGTGTCGGGATGCAATTATTCCTGATGTTACAGGCACTCTGGTTCCTCTGAAAAATGTAAATGCTTTGGTTGATAATATTCTTGACTTGATTAATAACTCTACTAAAAGATATTCATTTGCTAAACAAGGCAGAATATTAGCTGAGAATGCCTTTAATATAAATCATGTTATTAATACGCATATAGATATATATAAGTCATAA
- a CDS encoding glycosyltransferase family 4 protein — protein sequence MIAHIIIGLDVGGAEMSLGRLVTSRTNNKDDVVIISLTDVGHIGNELKLKGFKVYSLGLTGLLSVPIVIFKLSKLLHEINPSIVQTWMYHANFIGGVSAFLVGCKNIIWGIRCTFVPTGNKATYVIMKLGALLSYVIPKYIICVADAARKSHISYGYAKRKMMVISNGYDINQWKHNQNARGLLRNSWAINTETKVIGCVGRYHNDKGQDIFVKAVNPLVQKFSNLKFILVGRGCDKSNDELVQLINDLGLQDFFILLGEHNNVRDCLSAFDLFCMPSRSEGFPNGLAEAMAIGLPCVATDVGDSRVLGGDSVVFSEPTIESLTSSIEYVLNRPEIQLSLGATASKRIVDCYSMEKISEQYELLYEKLRKND from the coding sequence ATGATTGCTCATATTATAATTGGATTAGATGTTGGTGGTGCTGAAATGTCTTTAGGCCGTTTGGTTACGTCAAGGACAAATAATAAAGATGATGTTGTGATTATTTCATTAACTGATGTCGGCCATATTGGTAATGAGTTAAAACTTAAAGGTTTCAAAGTATATAGTTTGGGTCTAACTGGCTTGTTATCTGTTCCCATTGTTATTTTTAAATTATCGAAGTTACTGCATGAAATTAATCCTTCAATAGTGCAAACATGGATGTATCACGCTAATTTTATTGGTGGAGTATCTGCATTTTTGGTTGGTTGCAAAAATATTATATGGGGAATTCGTTGTACTTTTGTACCAACAGGCAATAAAGCTACTTATGTTATAATGAAACTTGGAGCTCTATTGTCATATGTGATACCCAAATATATTATTTGTGTCGCAGATGCGGCCAGAAAGTCACATATATCTTATGGTTATGCAAAAAGAAAAATGATGGTTATCTCAAATGGTTATGATATTAATCAATGGAAGCATAATCAGAATGCGAGGGGTTTGTTAAGAAACTCTTGGGCTATAAATACTGAGACTAAAGTCATTGGATGTGTTGGACGCTATCATAATGATAAGGGGCAAGACATTTTTGTTAAAGCAGTAAACCCTTTAGTTCAAAAATTTTCAAATCTTAAATTTATCTTAGTAGGTAGGGGATGTGATAAGTCTAATGATGAATTAGTTCAACTTATTAATGACCTGGGATTACAAGATTTTTTTATTTTATTAGGCGAGCATAATAATGTCAGAGATTGTTTATCTGCATTTGATCTATTTTGTATGCCTTCCCGCTCAGAGGGATTTCCTAATGGGTTAGCAGAAGCTATGGCTATTGGATTGCCTTGTGTTGCGACTGATGTTGGTGATTCTCGTGTACTTGGTGGAGATTCCGTTGTTTTTTCAGAGCCCACAATAGAGTCCTTAACATCAAGTATTGAATATGTACTGAATAGACCAGAAATTCAGTTATCCTTGGGTGCTACGGCTTCTAAGAGAATAGTAGATTGCTATTCGATGGAGAAAATATCTGAACAGTATGAACTACTTTATGAAAAATTAAGGAAGAATGATTAA
- a CDS encoding glycosyltransferase family protein produces the protein MIFVHGSLALGGVETFFIRMAKERLKRGLKTTIVLLSDESSSNPDLLSEARKYASVYFISDLLFFGGFLTKILPPHAYFFLPLNMNKVFNIFHNAEHVHVSCGWCAVFSFIFFKKLGENIPLSIGLYHSLEFVWKGLDKNLPYFEMVNRKIFFNILSDKNIIFFNDNMINFYNSHNKRDFSKVNLFPLGVISKNTIVNQSMERPNDNHSIRICSVGRLEYFKKYNLWMVDVVANLKQHGCKVIYDIYGNGTLYNEINNKINTLGLSDNISLRGNLDYSKFCSTIMQYDLFIGSGTAIVEAAGLGIPSIIGIENIETPQTYGFFCDIKGFSYNEDGMPQDKVGVEELIYNYMKLNDNEIASLSEKNKNKAELFSIESCVDNFNGISLREIDISSVKNESSLIGRIRYACSLFLYSIRCRMSGKTLSSVVRESP, from the coding sequence ATGATATTTGTACATGGGTCATTAGCATTAGGTGGTGTAGAAACATTTTTCATTAGAATGGCTAAAGAGCGATTGAAAAGAGGATTAAAAACAACGATTGTTCTCTTGTCTGATGAAAGTTCAAGTAATCCTGATTTGTTAAGTGAGGCTAGAAAATATGCTTCAGTATATTTTATTTCTGATTTGTTATTTTTTGGGGGATTTTTGACAAAGATATTACCTCCTCATGCATATTTTTTTCTGCCATTAAATATGAATAAGGTTTTCAATATATTTCATAACGCGGAACATGTTCATGTATCTTGTGGTTGGTGTGCTGTTTTTTCATTTATTTTTTTTAAAAAGCTTGGGGAAAATATACCTTTGTCAATAGGTTTGTATCATTCATTAGAGTTCGTATGGAAAGGCCTTGATAAGAATTTACCTTATTTTGAGATGGTCAATAGAAAGATATTTTTCAATATACTGAGTGATAAAAATATCATATTTTTCAATGATAACATGATAAATTTTTATAATTCTCATAATAAAAGAGATTTTTCAAAAGTAAATCTTTTCCCTTTGGGTGTAATAAGTAAAAATACCATTGTTAATCAAAGTATGGAAAGGCCAAACGATAACCATAGCATTAGAATATGTTCAGTTGGTCGATTAGAGTATTTTAAAAAATATAATCTTTGGATGGTGGATGTTGTTGCTAATTTGAAACAACACGGGTGCAAGGTCATATATGATATCTATGGTAATGGGACACTATATAATGAGATAAATAACAAAATTAATACATTAGGGTTGAGTGATAATATTAGTTTAAGAGGGAACTTGGACTATTCTAAATTTTGTTCAACTATCATGCAATACGATTTATTTATTGGTTCAGGTACAGCAATTGTTGAAGCGGCTGGCTTAGGTATACCTTCTATTATAGGTATAGAGAATATCGAAACCCCACAGACATATGGCTTTTTTTGTGATATAAAAGGTTTTTCTTACAACGAAGATGGCATGCCGCAAGATAAAGTAGGGGTTGAGGAGTTGATTTATAACTATATGAAATTAAACGATAACGAAATAGCTTCATTATCGGAAAAAAATAAAAATAAAGCAGAACTATTTTCTATAGAAAGTTGTGTGGACAACTTTAACGGAATTTCGCTCAGGGAAATTGATATTTCCAGTGTGAAAAATGAATCATCTCTTATCGGTCGTATCCGTTATGCTTGTAGTTTGTTTTTATATTCCATTCGCTGTAGAATGAGTGGGAAAACACTATCCTCTGTTGTTAGAGAGTCTCCATAG
- a CDS encoding lipopolysaccharide biosynthesis protein, with product MNIKTIGSYSFGPIISAALTLVSLPLTAYIFSQEDIGRFGLLQIISSLIVVIFSLGLDQAYVREYNEVDKRGRCSLFNACILPGLSLLLLFFVILFLFFETYLKKIFEYNNYYLLFLLSSFVFVLFFERFFSVFLRMEEKPIAYSITRIIPKLVLLILLFFVLWKKGTDDFITLSLVHIISWSAVVIVLFYFLRKIIKDGIKQKIEYEKIIKLSAFGIPLILSSLAFWGLSYSDRIFITKYSTLSELGIYTMAVNIAAISVLVQQVFSTIWQPMIYKWIANGFDHEKLIIIGNRMTVVAIVLMTLVGCFSWIIDDILPKNYSGINYIIVVCVMPSFLIVLSEITGIGISIKRKTIYLSFITIMALVVNVICNYNFVPLLGAKGAAISTVIAFYFFFLLKVLFSSWIWIKLPTVKISFSVFILVITSIIFSLCGPEYQYLMYSVWLIPIFISIIFFYDVYLDSYRYIISRFIK from the coding sequence TCATCTTTAATTGTAGTTATATTTAGTCTTGGTTTAGATCAAGCTTATGTTAGAGAGTATAATGAAGTAGATAAAAGGGGTAGATGTTCACTCTTTAATGCTTGCATATTACCAGGCCTATCATTATTATTATTATTTTTTGTAATATTATTTTTATTTTTTGAGACATATCTCAAAAAAATATTTGAGTATAATAATTACTATCTACTATTTCTTTTATCTTCTTTTGTGTTTGTTTTGTTTTTTGAGCGTTTCTTCTCTGTTTTTCTTCGAATGGAAGAAAAACCAATTGCTTACTCAATTACGCGTATAATACCAAAGTTAGTGCTATTAATTTTGCTCTTTTTTGTTTTATGGAAGAAAGGAACTGATGATTTTATAACATTGTCTTTAGTTCATATCATAAGTTGGAGCGCTGTTGTCATCGTTTTATTTTATTTTCTCAGAAAAATAATAAAAGATGGTATAAAACAAAAGATTGAATATGAAAAAATAATTAAGTTATCTGCTTTTGGTATTCCATTAATTTTAAGTAGCCTTGCTTTTTGGGGGCTAAGTTACTCAGACCGTATATTTATAACAAAATATTCAACATTATCTGAGTTGGGCATTTATACAATGGCTGTAAATATCGCTGCGATATCAGTATTAGTTCAACAAGTATTTTCAACCATATGGCAACCAATGATATATAAATGGATAGCTAATGGTTTTGACCATGAGAAACTAATCATCATTGGAAATAGAATGACGGTTGTTGCTATTGTTTTAATGACTTTAGTTGGGTGTTTTTCTTGGATCATTGATGATATTTTACCTAAGAATTACTCAGGTATTAACTATATTATTGTAGTTTGTGTAATGCCTTCTTTTCTTATTGTTTTATCAGAGATCACAGGTATTGGTATAAGTATTAAAAGGAAAACTATTTATCTATCTTTTATAACGATAATGGCTTTGGTTGTAAATGTAATTTGTAACTATAATTTTGTTCCTTTATTAGGCGCAAAAGGTGCCGCAATATCAACAGTCATAGCATTTTATTTTTTTTTCCTTTTGAAAGTATTATTTTCTAGTTGGATTTGGATTAAATTGCCTACTGTCAAAATATCATTCTCTGTCTTTATATTGGTTATTACATCAATTATCTTCAGTTTATGTGGTCCAGAATATCAGTATTTAATGTATTCAGTTTGGTTAATTCCAATCTTTATTTCCATCATATTTTTCTATGATGTGTATTTAGATTCTTATAGATATATAATTTCTAGGTTTATAAAATGA
- the asnB gene encoding asparagine synthase (glutamine-hydrolyzing) → MCGFSGFVNRGNFPIDAELILKNMGDALFNRGPDSSGVWVERTAKLGFSHRRLAIVDLSSSGYQPAVSHSGKYVIAYNGEIYNHLELRNKLCNEFFDIQWHGHSDTETLLTGFEHWGVQKTLEMSDGMFAFALFDREMNTLILGRDRMGEKPLYYGWQKEIFFFGSTIKSFKCHPDFIGEIDRESIATMLKYSYIPAPHSIYKDIYKLFPGHFITLNLDDYSIQTTEYWSVKSICKNIKLFDGTENEAVLTLEKLLKKSVGQQMIADVPLGAFLSGGVDSSIIVALMQARSDTPVKTFSIGFHEEEYNEAIYAKRIAEHLGTQHTELYISPEDVLNTIPLLHEIYDEPFSDSSQIPTYLVSKMTQEHVTVSLSGDAGDELFAGYTRYTMAYNLWKRLVCFPKLSRILLSKLIFLLPISVWNFLGSLLPKKYRISNFGDKLYKSTHIITSDSVMEVYNNLIVHWLFPEELVLGATKSTDIMKNRDRLPSLSHDIDNMMVLDMLTYLPDDILVKVDRAAMAVSLETRVPFLGREIVEFALSLPVEYKIYNNTSKWCLREVLYKYVPRNLIERPKKGFGIPIGIWLRGPLKEWAEALLDEKRLIEEGFLEHKVVKKLWEEHLSGKRNWQHKLWNILMFQLWYENNK, encoded by the coding sequence ATGTGTGGTTTTTCAGGTTTTGTTAATCGTGGTAATTTTCCAATCGATGCTGAACTGATTTTGAAAAATATGGGAGATGCTTTATTTAATCGAGGGCCTGATAGTAGTGGTGTTTGGGTAGAACGTACTGCTAAGTTGGGTTTTTCTCATCGACGATTGGCAATTGTTGATCTCTCTTCGTCAGGTTACCAGCCAGCTGTTTCTCATTCGGGTAAATATGTAATTGCATATAATGGTGAAATTTATAATCACTTGGAGTTAAGAAATAAATTATGCAATGAGTTCTTTGATATACAATGGCATGGTCATTCGGATACAGAGACTTTACTCACTGGTTTTGAACATTGGGGTGTTCAGAAAACATTAGAAATGTCTGATGGCATGTTTGCTTTTGCTTTATTTGACAGGGAAATGAACACATTGATATTAGGCCGAGATAGAATGGGGGAAAAACCATTATATTATGGCTGGCAAAAAGAAATATTTTTCTTTGGTTCTACAATTAAATCATTTAAATGTCATCCGGACTTTATTGGTGAAATAGACCGTGAATCTATCGCTACGATGTTGAAATATAGTTATATACCCGCCCCTCATTCAATTTACAAAGATATTTACAAACTATTTCCAGGCCATTTCATTACGCTTAATTTGGATGATTATTCAATTCAGACAACCGAATATTGGTCAGTCAAATCTATATGTAAAAACATTAAACTATTTGATGGTACAGAAAACGAAGCTGTGCTTACCCTTGAAAAATTATTGAAAAAATCTGTAGGGCAGCAAATGATTGCCGATGTACCTTTGGGGGCTTTTTTATCTGGAGGAGTTGACTCGTCAATTATTGTGGCATTAATGCAGGCTCGATCTGATACCCCTGTTAAAACATTTTCAATAGGGTTTCATGAGGAAGAATACAATGAAGCCATTTATGCTAAACGTATTGCAGAACATTTAGGTACGCAGCATACGGAATTATATATCTCACCTGAAGATGTTTTAAATACAATACCTTTACTTCATGAAATATATGACGAGCCCTTTTCTGATTCATCACAAATTCCAACATATCTTGTTTCAAAGATGACTCAAGAACATGTTACAGTCTCACTTTCTGGCGATGCTGGTGATGAGTTATTTGCTGGTTATACACGTTATACAATGGCATATAATTTATGGAAAAGGTTAGTATGTTTCCCTAAGTTGAGTAGAATTTTGCTGTCTAAGCTTATATTTCTTTTGCCTATATCTGTGTGGAATTTCCTGGGTAGTTTATTGCCTAAAAAATATAGGATATCAAATTTTGGCGATAAGCTATATAAGTCTACTCATATTATAACTTCAGATAGTGTCATGGAAGTTTATAATAACTTGATTGTGCATTGGCTTTTCCCTGAGGAATTGGTTTTAGGTGCAACAAAATCTACTGATATAATGAAAAATAGAGATAGATTGCCATCTTTATCACATGATATTGATAATATGATGGTTCTGGATATGCTGACATATCTACCGGATGATATTCTAGTAAAAGTAGATAGGGCAGCTATGGCTGTATCATTAGAAACCAGAGTTCCTTTTTTAGGGCGTGAGATTGTTGAATTTGCACTATCGCTACCTGTTGAATATAAGATTTATAACAATACTTCTAAATGGTGCCTGCGTGAGGTTTTATATAAATATGTTCCTCGAAATTTAATTGAAAGACCTAAGAAAGGGTTTGGTATTCCTATTGGAATTTGGCTAAGAGGCCCTTTAAAGGAATGGGCTGAAGCGTTACTTGATGAAAAAAGATTGATTGAAGAAGGCTTTTTGGAACACAAGGTAGTAAAAAAACTTTGGGAAGAACACCTTTCAGGTAAGAGAAACTGGCAACATAAATTGTGGAATATATTAATGTTTCAGTTATGGTATGAGAATAATAAATAA
- a CDS encoding EpsG family protein, translated as MAIVYPVSQPSFLKNNASKNVIFICVLISLFYAIILTLLPMDVFQDRDNYLNYANSSRIILERNLNDGFLPYLTNEPVWLYLNVLISSIFGGENTVRFIIFFSSFLVSYSFLRIGYSKTSLFILILVLLMPQVLKNHTTHLRQGVAVAIFIFAFLVNNRFKYLLLFMTPFIHASFFFLLPIYIFSELIKKYKFSGFILSPREVMLLYIIFTFLLTFLFPYIIQFSGARQAEQYVNVLPDGSGLGFLIWSVFFFLFILQSSNWIRNEFYSLFSVGFYLSTYFTLAVTARVFESAFLFVFLSMFSTRKDYRLLFIVLCMILFISQWFLLLK; from the coding sequence ATGGCTATTGTATATCCAGTATCACAACCATCATTTTTAAAAAATAATGCGTCAAAAAACGTTATATTTATATGCGTTTTAATATCTCTTTTTTACGCTATTATTTTGACTTTATTACCAATGGATGTGTTTCAGGATAGGGATAATTATCTTAACTACGCTAATAGCTCCAGAATTATCTTAGAAAGAAATCTTAATGATGGTTTTTTACCATATTTAACAAATGAGCCAGTTTGGTTGTATTTGAATGTTTTAATATCTTCTATATTTGGTGGTGAGAATACTGTTCGTTTTATTATCTTTTTTAGTTCATTCCTTGTATCTTATTCATTCTTGAGAATAGGTTATAGTAAAACAAGTTTATTTATTCTTATTCTTGTTTTATTGATGCCTCAGGTATTAAAGAATCACACGACACATTTGAGACAAGGTGTTGCGGTTGCTATTTTTATTTTCGCTTTCCTTGTAAATAATAGATTTAAATACCTATTATTGTTTATGACGCCTTTTATTCATGCGAGTTTTTTCTTTTTATTACCTATTTATATTTTTTCAGAATTAATTAAGAAATATAAATTTAGCGGTTTTATCTTATCGCCAAGAGAAGTAATGTTATTGTATATCATTTTTACCTTTTTATTAACTTTTCTTTTTCCCTACATAATACAGTTTAGCGGTGCTCGACAGGCTGAACAATATGTCAATGTATTACCTGATGGTAGTGGTTTAGGTTTTTTAATTTGGAGTGTATTTTTCTTTCTTTTTATCCTTCAAAGTAGTAACTGGATAAGGAATGAATTCTATTCATTATTTTCAGTTGGTTTTTATTTGTCTACTTATTTTACTTTAGCAGTGACAGCAAGAGTGTTTGAGTCAGCGTTTTTATTTGTTTTTTTATCTATGTTTTCGACTAGGAAAGATTATCGGCTTCTTTTTATTGTATTGTGTATGATTCTATTCATTAGTCAGTGGTTTCTTTTACTAAAATGA